The Elaeis guineensis isolate ETL-2024a chromosome 14, EG11, whole genome shotgun sequence genome has a segment encoding these proteins:
- the LOC105057510 gene encoding nuclear transcription factor Y subunit B-1 yields the protein MADGMGSSSDLEGHQNNSYTAQGDQEGIKEQDRLLPIANVGRIMKQILPPNAKISKEAKETMQECVSEFISFVTGEASDKCHKEKRKTVNGDDICWALSTLGFDDYVEPMRRYLQKYREMEGDRSASGSHGGRVNSSDSRDEERGEQHGDPSSVAGQFMFNAMERSDASTSRRF from the coding sequence ATGGCTGATGGCATGGGGAGCAGCTCAGACTTGGAAGGTCATCAAAATAATAGCTACACAGCCCAGGGGGATCAAGAAGGCATCAAGGAGCAAGATCGGCTGCTGCCCATCGCCAACGTGGGGAGGATCATGAAGCAAATCCTTCCCCCCAACGCCAAGATCTCCAAGGAAGCTAAGGAGACGATGCAGGAGTGTGTGTCGGAGTTTATTAGCTTCGTCACCGGAGAGGCCTCGGATAAGTGCCACAAGGAGAAGCGCAAGACGGTGAACGGCGACGACATATGCTGGGCCCTCAGCACGTTGGGTTTCGATGACTACGTCGAGCCGATGAGGAGGTATTTGCAGAAGTATCGGGAGATGGAAGGGGATAGATCTGCTTCAGGAAGTCATGGTGGTAGGGTGAACAGTTCTGATTCTAGAGATGAAGAAAGAGGTGAGCAGCATGGAGATCCATCATCTGTAGCTGGTCAATTCATGTTTAATGCCATGGAGAGGAGCGATGCTTCGACATCAAGGCGATTTTAG
- the LOC105057561 gene encoding nuclear cap-binding protein subunit 1-like isoform X1 codes for MVFSSLILRNCLNKTCNRVTDLRKEIQSPKKSVLFAEEATVKAMAEYEAAEPKLEVVDGQPVQSEKPGRLKRLKGYVDKAKDDKTSIRESLEAKDALLARALEENKGSRSSGAFACWAMPRHFRGNMQARSDLILTHCTLKSLLEMSICFSAMLFMQVYVSQPPNCDIYCNLCCALFHFFWLI; via the exons ATTCTTAGGAATTGTCTCAACAAGACATGCAATCGTGTTACCGATCTTAGGAAGGAAATCCAATCACCCAAGAAGAGTGTTCTATTTGCTGAGGAAGCCACAGTCAAGGCTATGGCGGAGTATGAGGCTGCTGAGCCAAAGCTCGAGGTGGTGGATGGTCAGCCTGTTCAGTCTGAAAAACCAGGAAGGTTAAAACGGCTTAAGGGGTATGTGGATAAAGCAAAAGATGATAAGACTTCCATACGAGAATCTTTAGAAGCTAAGGATGCTCTTCTTGCTCGAGCACTTGAAGAAAATAAG GGGAGCAGGAGCAGTGGTGCCTTTGCATGTTGGGCTATGCCAAGGCATTTTCGAGGCAATATGCAAGCGAG ATCTGACCTCATATTGACACACTGTACTCTGAAGTCTTTACTAGAGATGTCCATTTGCTTTTCTGCAATGCTGTTTATGCAGGTTTATGTCAGTCAACCACCGAATTGTGACATTTATTGTAATCTTTGTTGTgcattatttcattttttttggttgatttaa
- the LOC105057561 gene encoding nuclear cap-binding protein subunit 1-like isoform X2, whose product MVFSSLILRNCLNKTCNRVTDLRKEIQSPKKSVLFAEEATVKAMAEYEAAEPKLEVVDGQPVQSEKPGRLKRLKGYVDKAKDDKTSIRESLEAKDALLARALEENKSSKDVLKNARLLCLLMESCPN is encoded by the exons ATTCTTAGGAATTGTCTCAACAAGACATGCAATCGTGTTACCGATCTTAGGAAGGAAATCCAATCACCCAAGAAGAGTGTTCTATTTGCTGAGGAAGCCACAGTCAAGGCTATGGCGGAGTATGAGGCTGCTGAGCCAAAGCTCGAGGTGGTGGATGGTCAGCCTGTTCAGTCTGAAAAACCAGGAAGGTTAAAACGGCTTAAGGGGTATGTGGATAAAGCAAAAGATGATAAGACTTCCATACGAGAATCTTTAGAAGCTAAGGATGCTCTTCTTGCTCGAGCACTTGAAGAAAATAAG AGCTCCAAAGATGTGCTTAAGAACGCCCGCCTCCTGTGTCTGCTGATGGAAAGTTGCCCAAACTAA